A stretch of the Papaver somniferum cultivar HN1 chromosome 6, ASM357369v1, whole genome shotgun sequence genome encodes the following:
- the LOC113285983 gene encoding GATA transcription factor 19-like, translating into MQRCSSNTSSYQYCSHHPVGTCSCHLYQPHHHHHQSTSSSHQPSSGKNPFTMLFSSSSNTKSCSTQYSNPNNQNSKSFDELDYHSYPIITSSSPSSAVDCTLSLGTPSTRKTNNSVMIDNHRKSTSCLTSSSKYCKSWDVFQPNSKNHHQEQQRHTSSTAHNIKNIISRGYNSVNRDQTIGRRCANCDTTSTPLWRNGPRGPKSLCNACGIRYKKEERRATASTTTTSNVNVNGAVGEVMSHPNQQSWAPHHSQTQPRLSTSAYPTSSTTSHYHEFRFIGDDDRYHHHSNTNTSSTGSGGIPNFLSWRQPTLVHHYT; encoded by the exons ATGCAAAGGTGTAGTAGCAATACCAGTTCTTACCAGTACTGCAGTCATCATCCAGTCGGTACATGTTCTTGCCATTTATATcaacctcatcatcatcatcaccagagTACTTCATCATCACATCAACCATCATCAGGAAAGAATCCTTTCACTATGTTATTCTCTTCATCATCTAATACCAAAAGTTGTAGCACTCAATATTCAAACCCTAACAATCAAAACAGTAAGTCCTTCGATGAACTGGATTATCATTCATATCCGATCATCACTTCGTCATCACCTTCTTCTGCAGTGGACTGTACACTCTCATTAGGAACTCCTTCCACTCGTAAAACTAATAACTCAGTTATGATCGACAATCATCGAAAATCTACTTCTTGTttaacatcatcatcaaaatattgTAAGTCATGGGATGTTTTTCAGCCCAACAGTAAGAATCATCATCAAGAACAGCAAAGACATACTTCATCGACTGCACATAATATCAAGAATATCATCAGCCGAGGATATAACAGTGTCAACAGAGATCAGACAATTGGCCGAAGATGTGCAAACTGTGACACGACATCTACACCTTTATGGAGAAATGGACCTCGAGGTCCTAAG TCACTATGTAACGCGTGTGGGATTCGGTATAAAAAGGAAGAACGACGCGCCACTGCAAGCACAACCACCACCAGCAATGTGAATGTTAACGGTGCAGTTGGAGAGGTGATGAGTCATCCTAATCAACAGTCATGGGCGCCACATCACTCGCAGACTCAACCAAGATTAAGTACTTCAGCATATCCTACTTCATCAACGACTTCTCATTATCACGAATTCAGGTTCATCGGAGATGATGATCGTTATCACCATCACTCCAACACTAATACTAGTAGTACTGGTAGTGGTGGGATTCCTAATTTCCTTTCATGGCGACAACCCACCCTTGTCCATCACTACACATAG
- the LOC113288653 gene encoding sugar transporter ERD6-like 4 encodes MSFREDSEDGKDLRKPFLHTGSWYRMGSRQSSMMEKIGSSAMMRDGSVSVVLCVLIVALGPIQFGFTGGYSSPTQDDIIRDLGLTISEFSVFGSLSNVGAMVGAIASGQIAEYIGRKGSLMIASIPNIIGWLAISFAKDSSFLYMGRLLEGFGVGVISYVVPVYIAEIAPQDMRGSLGSVNQLSVTIGIMLAYILGLFVEWRVLAVMGIIPCTILIPALFFIPESPRWLAKMGMTEDFEASLQVLRGWDTDITLEVNEIKRSVQTSSTRRTAIRFSDLKQRRYWFPLMVGIGLLVLQQLSGINGILFYSSNIFKAAGVSSSNVATCGLGAVQVIATGVTTWLVDKAGRRLLLIVSSSGMTASLLLVSVAFYLKEVIDKDSHFYSILGILSLVGLVAFVISFSLGVGAIPWVIMSEILPVNIKSLAGSIATLANWLTSWVITMTANLLLNWSNGGTFTLYTIVSAFTVAFVALWVPETKGRTLEEIQWSFR; translated from the exons ATGAGTTTCAGAGAAGATAGTGAAGATGGGAAGGATTTGCGGAAACCATTTCTGCATACTGGAAGTTGGTATAGAATGGGATCAAGACAATCTAGTATGATGGAGAAAATTGGATCGTCCGCTATGATGCGTGATGGTTCAGTTTCtgttgttctttgtgttcttattGTTGCTTTAGGTCCAATTCAGTTTGGTTTCACG GGAGGATATTCTTCTCCTACACAAGATGACATTATTCGAGATCTTGGACTTACAATTTCAGAG TTTTCGGTTTTTGGTTCTTTATCAAATGTGGGTGCTATGGTTGGAGCTATTGCTAGTGGTCAGATTGCCGAGTACATTGGCAGAAAAGGG TCATTGATGATTGCATCTATTCCTAATATCATCGGTTGGCTCGCCATTTCATTTGCCAAA GATTCTTCGTTTTTATACATGGGAAGGTTATTGGAAGGATTCGGCGTGGGAGTCATTTCCTACGTG GTGCCAGTTTATATAGCAGAGATAGCCCCTCAGGATATGAGAGGTAGTCTTGGATCAGTCAATCAG CTTTCTGTCACAATCGGAATCATGTTGGCTTATATCTTGGGATTATTTGTTGAATGGAGAGTGCTGGCAGTTATGG GAATAATTCCTTGTACAATCTTAATCCCAGCGCTATTTTTCATCCCCGAGTCCCCTCGTTGGCTG GCAAAAATGGGAATGACGGAAGACTTTGAAGCATCTTTACAAGTTTTGCGGGGATGGGATACTGACATTACTCTTGAAGTGAATGAAATTAAG AGGTCTGTACAAACATCATCAACTCGAAGAACTGCAATCCGCTTCTCTGATCTCAAGCAAAGAAGATATTGGTTCCCACTCATG GTAGGAATTGGGTTACTTGTGCTTCAGCAGCTAAGTGGAATAAATGGCATTCTGTTCTACTCCAGTAATATTTTCAAAGCTGCTG GGGTCTCATCAAGTAATGTGGCAACTTGTGGACTTGGAGCCGTTCAG GTTATTGCAACTGGAGTTACTACTTGGTTGGTGGATAAAGCTGGTCGTCGGCTTCTTCTAATT GTGTCCTCATCTGGAATGACTGCCAGTCTTCTCCTTGTCTCAGTTGCGTTCTATTTGAAG GAAGTCATAGACAAGGATTCTCATTTCTACAGCATTTTGGGCATATTGTCACTCGTTGGACTCGTG GCCTTTGTTATTTCATTTTCGCTAGGAGTGGGAGCAATTCCATGGGTTATAATGTCTGAG ATTCTTCCAGTGAATATTAAGAGTCTTGCTGGTAGTATTGCAACACTGGCCAATTGGCTCACATCTTGGGTGATCACAATGACTGCGAACTTGCTTCTGAACTGGAGTAATGGAG GAACCTTCACCCTTTACACCATTGTGAGTGCTTTCACAGTGGCATTTGTGGCACTATGGGTGCCTGAGACAAAGGGGAGGACACTAGAAGAAATTCAATGGTCCTTCAGATAA